The DNA segment TGTGCCTTTTTCTGGGGGAAGCCACCCCTGATAAGAGTAGCCTGACCAAAGTAACAATTTCAAGTCCAGTTTTGTGACCCAGGGAATTTATTGGGGTTACAGGAGCATGGGAACCTAAAGAATGCTCCCACCCTCATCATGAGGAAAGCAGCCCATATGTCCTCTCCTACAAGAGCACACTAGTGGTTCAATCTGGAGGGATAGCTATACAAGTCCTGGGTCCCGTTCCCCTTATATCCAGCTGAGGGACTGGATGAAGTATGCAGATATGTGTAGATAGCAGAAATGAAGCTAGAACCAAGCACTTTTCTCCACCGGAGAAAGTCAGCtctatatgttgcttttggcAAGATCCGGTTTAGGAATGCCCTCAACCTGTCTGTtcggctttttaaaattattttattcaatgtacattggtgtgaggatgtcagacctgctggaactggagttacagttgtgaactaccatgtgggtgctgggaattgaacccgggtgctcctaactactgaaccatttctccagtcctggaagacttttgttttgttcattttttgcttgttttggtttggtttttatcgagatggggtttctctgtagctttggaactcattctgtagaccttcaggttggccttgaactcacagagatccacttgcctcagcctcccaagtgctgggattaaaggcgtgtgccatcactgttCGGCTGTACATTGCTTTTAAatatgtcttgtgtgtgtgtgtgtgtgcgcgcgcgcatgctcATCTGCATGCACAGCATTGGCACATGTgagggtcagagaacagctttcatGACTTGGttctgtaagactttaagacaatcctaaagccatttttgacaattctgaatcctctcagcctctgtgccatagtgcttcccctcctcccctgggaaccaaggacctaacagctacactcgcacgtactcagttcctgaacaattacccatatacgtatgttttaattcagtcccctgggaaacgggctcaaaatgacctcttacctcatctgatctggcaacggctctccagtcaattattggtaatagccctttcaaataagccaatcagaatagtcaaagaacaaccccccttgcttctgtggcccttttaaaagtagactgtactcgctattcgaggtccctcggcttcctgaatgctgggggaccctgtcatgacagaattaataaaatcctcatgcttttgcatcagctgtggtgtgtgagatggtctctgcgggcgactccttctcggtgtttggacgctagagtccaacagttctctcctaccatatgggcccagggattgaactcatgttaTCATGCTTGACAGAAAACACCTTTTCCTGCTGATCTTAGGCCTGCTTATTCCTTCCAACCCCAGGATTCCAGGTCTAGCAAACGCTAGCGTCTGGTGTGTACCCAAATCTGACAAAACTCTCATGGGCCTTTTGTCTCTCATTGGGGATGCATGACATGACAACAGGCTCctcaagcagaagaaaaagggaCACAAATCCCTCTCCAAAGTCACAGAACCTCCCAGAATCTGTTTGCTCTGAGACAGAATTCAGATGAAGGCTTGGTGAGTGTTAGCATGACTGGGTAGCCCATTTCATTCTGTTACTGATGGGGATACTTCAGGGGCACCCAGCAAGAAATGCAAATATGAAAGAACAAGGGAAATCCTCTGCTGAAGGAAACCATAGGCTTGGCCCCAGCAACAGGGATGGAACTCTTGAAGGGGCCGAGAGTGGTACCCTGTACAAAATGTCAGTCAGTGGCTAGCAGTACACAGGCTTGATTTGGTGGGGAGAGGACTATAAGTTCCACAggccaaaaaagacaaaaacttggTGCCACCTGGCAGaggaaagatgaagagaaaaaagCTGGGCTGGGGCAGGGTAGGGTTGGGGGCTCAGCAGCTAAGCGCCTGCCATGCAAGTGTGAATTCAGAACCTCAAAACCCCACATAAATGCAGGGGTGGCGTGACCCGACTGCAATTCCAGCCTTGGAGGGCAGTGACAAAGGGTTGCCCAAAGCAGCTGGTCAGCGAGACTGGCTGttttggtgagctctgggtttggttGGGAGACCCCGCTTCATTGAGTAAGAGGGCAGAGCTCCCAGTGATGATTCTTGACACTAACGTCTAGCTTCCACATGCACCAAAAGGTATGAGAATGCCCACATTTGTATAAAAATATGCACACAGCTAGGCACTCCCTAATCCCAGCTcacagagttcgaggccagcctggtctatagaccgagttccaggacaaccagggctacatagaaatccttgtgtcaaaaaagaaaacaaaaactgtaacataagtggaaaaaggaaataaaaagctgACAAGATAAATCTGTCAACAGAATCTGGACGATGATGATGTAGGACAGACCTAAGTACAGGTGAGACAACTGACCTCTGGAGTCCGTCAGAGGGTCCCTGATTCAGCATTTGATTGGCTGCCTCAATACGCAAAGTGACAAGGTCCAACAGGTCTGGAGGTCCGTGGGAGTAGGGACAGAGTCCTTAATGGTCAGCTGGCAGTTCCTGGGTCGTCGCCTTGGGAGACTCAGGCTGTAGGTATACACTGCCCACATAGGATCAAGAACTACCTAGCCCCACAGTTCAGTCTTGTGTCTTCACAGAGGTAGGGATGGGCATTTGCTCTTTGGAGATGGCTCCTGTGACAGAGCTCTGTGGTGGGAACCAGCCTAGTGTGTGCCAGGCCCCAGTTGTGGGAAAATGGAGAACAATGTACAGCATCATTTCCAGTTCTCTGGGAACAGATGCTTTAATGCCTTAAGAATTTggcctcagccgggcggtggtggcgcacacctttaatcccagcactcgggaggcagaggcaggcggatctctgtgagttcgagaccagcctggtctacagagctagttccaggacaggctccaaaaccacagagaaaccctgtcttgaaaaaaaccaaaaaaaaaaaaaaaaaaagaatttggccTCAGATAAGACAGAGGTCCACATTCCTGCTGTTGCTCGGCATCTGAATCAAAATGAGAACACTACTCTTGCTCCTCTGCTGAGGGGGGCAGGAAAGGGCTCATCTCAGGCCTGAGGAGTACAAAGTTCCCGAAACTTAATTTCAGGTTCCTAGGGACACTGAAGCCCCTTCCTCAGGTAGTTTTCTGGTCCTAGGGACACTGAAGCCCCTTCCTCAGGTAGTTTTCTGGTCCTAGGGACACTGAAGCCCCTTCCTCAGGTTTTCTGGTCCTAGGGACACTGAAGCCCCTTCCTCAGGTAGTTTTCTGGTCCTAGGGACACTGAAGCCCCTTCCTCAGGTAGTTTTCTGGTCCTAGGGACACTGAAGCCCCTTCCTCGGGTAGTTTTCTGGTCCTAGGGACACTGAAGCCCCTTCCTCAGGTTTTCTGGTCCCAGGGACACTGAAGCCCCTTCCTCAGGTTTTCTGGTCCCAGGGACACTGAAGCCCCTTCCTCAGGTTTTCTGGTCCTAGGGACACTGAAGCCCCTTCCTCAGGTAGTTTTCTGGTCCTAGGGACACTGAAGCCCCTTCCTCAGGTTTTCTGGTCCTAGGGACACTGAAGCCCCTTCCTCAGGTTTTCTGGTCCCAGGGACACTGAAGCCCCTTCCTCAGGTTTTCTGGTCCCAGGGACACTGAAGCCCCTTCCTCAGGTTTTCTGGTCCTAGGGACACTGAAGCCCCTTCCTCAGGTTTTCTGGTCCTAAGGACACTGAAGCCCCTTCCTCAGGTTTTCTGGTCCTAGGGACACTGAAGCCCCTTCCTCAGGTTTTCTGGTCCTAGGGACACTGAAGCCCCTTCCTCAGGTTTTCTGGTCCTAGGGACACTGAAGCCCCTTCCTCAGGTTTTCTGGTCCTAGGGACACTGAAGCCCCTTCCTCAGGTTTTCTGGTCCTAGGGACACTGAAGCCCCTTCCTTAGGTAGTTCTCTGGTCCCTCCTGGCATGTCTGTGTTATCAGACATGGTGTCTTAGGCTTGTCGTTCAAGCactcaggaagtcaaggcaggaagacAGCTGAGAGTTAGAAGTTattctgagctacacagtgagttagaTGGCTTGAGGTATGTTGTGAGATCCTGTGTcttagaagataaaataaaataatgggtgGGGGAGGCAGGTAGAAAAAAAAGGCTTACACAAGCCAGAGATCGCTCTAGGTTCTTGAAGAGGGGGCTAGTAGAAGGACATCGGCGGAAGGAAACATAAGTGAGACTCCAGAAAGAGGCAGAAGCCAGGTAGTATagctctaatcccagcacagaggattCAGAGGCAAGATGGATGCAGCAACATAAGGCCTAGGCCACACAAttctctgcctcaaaacaaaaaggtAGGGGGCACAGAATAGGAATGAGATGGGGTCAAGGGATTCCACGTTGAAGGATTCTCACCAACTCTGTgccaagatagatagataattccAGGACACAGGGACAGATTGTTTGAATGACCTTGGCAACCTTAGAGTGGAAAGGCATGCCCTGTATCACATACTTCCTCCACATTAATGGAGGCAGGTGAGCCCTCAGAGGCTGCTCAAAACTCCCAAGGAATCAGCTTCAattaccagcacttgggaggtggagtcagaaggatcaaggccatcctcagctacacagtgagttcaaggccagcctaggctacccaagaccctgtttcaaaaaacaaaaaacaaactggcCTCAGAAAGACAGCATACCTATAGTCTAGCCTGCATCAGTGGGTGGTGTAACCTAGGACAGCTCTCGCCTCTTCTACCCTGAACACCGACAGCACCATGTAGGAAGAAACAGTCCACAGGACATTTCAGAGATAtacagaaaaaatacaaaacgtgtttaaaacaaaaataagtaaaacctgAGATGTTTGAGAGCCAGACAGCCATGCCCCTTTGGATGATCTCCCAGGTGCACAGAGATGACCCCAAATCCCTGTgttctgaggcaggcagatctgtggcCTGGGGAGTATTGAAAGCCATGCATCTGCTGGGCTGGACTGAGTCAGGGAAACTGCTAGAAGCTGTGGGGTGATACTTTTGCTGCCCCATCTTCTGCCTCAGTCCAAGGAAGCTAAAGGGTGGAGTCCATCGGTGGGCAGCCGTTCTCAGGAAGCATGATCCGGGTGCTGGCACCCGTCTGGGTAGAAGATGAGTATCGGGAAGATTTGTGGTTGGACCAGTGGAGGAACACGCAGCAGAGGAGGCGGCGAAAGGTCCGGCGCATCTCAGCATCTCGGCAGGAGTACACCACTGCGTTGACCAGTGAGTTGGCCTCAGCCAGGAGCAGGAAGTACTTCTCCACAACCAAGACATTGCAGGATTTACAGTCCAGACCGTCCAGGAGTAGCACCACTTGGCCTGGCGTCCAGCACACCACAAATGCCCCTGCAGGACAGAGACTGGGAGTGAGGGGTGGAGGTTGACAATGGTGGGCCACCAGGAGACTTGTCTGAACCATCCCTGTGCTAAAGCAGTGACCAACTGTGTGGCACATACCACACAAGCTCCCTGTAGGGGCAGAACTGCCAGGAGGGGATAGACACCTTTCTCCAATTTGCCTGTCAGAGGAACACCTGTCCGAACTGGGCCCTTCAACCTTCTATAGGAGATTTGTTCACTAAAGAATGAGACAGGCTGGTTACAGAGCAGTGGGCCAGGAATCACTGGAGAGAATCAGTCCTCAACCAGAAATAAGATTTCCTTCTATACTAAAAGACCAAAAGAGGGACTTATTGCTAAGACTGAGGACCCAAATCAAATCCCAGGGCccatgtggagtaaggagaaaaCTAATTCCCAACATTGTCCTCAGACCTCTGCAGATGAACAAAGTGCATTAtacacatctgtgcacacatgcacaaaatacatttttaagaaattatttacatgtgtgtgtacatgtgtgtgagtgtaaacCACATGCATGTGGGTGGTGTCTGGAGgctagaaaagggcatcagatcccttggagttacagacggttatAGGCTGCCTAATAAGGGTATTAGGAATTGAACACGGGTCCtgggaagaacaggaagtgttCTTACTCACCAAGTCATTTTCTAGCCCCCCGAAAAGAATAAACTCCCAAGGGGAGCCAGGTGTAAGGGCATACATTCATCTACtcagggaaagagaggcaggaaCGTCAGTGCTTCAAGGCCTGTCTGCCTTAGTTAAAACCCGGACTTCATGAAACCCTGTATTAAAAAAGTAACcaagctgggccatggtggcgcaggcctttaatcccagcactggggggcagaggcagccacctatgatctctgtgagtttgaggccagcctggtttaagagtgagttccaggacaccatggctatgtagagagaccatgcctcaaaaaacaaaaacctaaaccatgagccaggtgtggtggtgcacgcctctgaTCTCAGTATTcggaaggcacaggcaggtagGTGgctctctatgaattcaaggccagcctggtctacgtagtgagctCCAAGTTAGCCAagtctacacagtaagaccctacttcaaaagaaaaccaaattaataaataagcagaaacaacaaccagggctggagagacaaggCTCAATGGGGAAGAGCAGGTACCTAAATCCAGTTCCCAACAGCGACTTCAGGCAGTTCGAAACTGCCTGCAATTTCAGCTCCAAGTGCTTAGGATATTTCTAGCCTccacgtgcacctgcacacatgtgaatgaGCCCCGACACATCTcacagccacatacacacacaaaaataaaaataaatctcaaatgaaacaaaatgagcggtcattcccagtactcaggagacagaggcaggcagatatcctgtgagttcgaggccagcctggtctatacagtgaattccaggacagtcaagggtacttcgtgagaccctgccttaaaaaacaaacaaacaaacaaacaaacaaacacaaaaacagggCTGAGGATACCGATCAGTTGGTGGTACTTGAAATCAGGTGTGGAGTCCACCCTACTATCTGGGAGATGAAGGCAAGAGAAacacaagttcaagatcatcttctaTTCCTATATaagttgaagccagcctgagccacacgAGACTGCCTCAAACACAGTAAAACAAACAGGACCTCTAAACGATTTCCTTGGGAACATGAAAGCTGGAGGTTGGCTTGTCCTCCTCTGTGCAGGCTAGCTGAAGGGTCATCTTTCCTCTTTGGAGGCTCTGCCTGGTTCTGCCATGGGTTtcatcttctcctttcccctgcATGGAGGATACCACCTCCCTGGAGAatgccccctccctgcctgcaATATCAGGTCatttcctcagtttcccaaggcCATGCGGAGGCTAGATCCCTGAAGCTGCTGTCCGAGCACCTTACCCAGGATGATGACAACAGTCTTGACTAGGCTGAGCGTCGTCTCTCGGTAGCGGGGATGGCAGCTGACATGCTCTGCCATGCGCTCTACCCGTCTACGCACATAGAAGAAAATGCGTGTGTAGACAGCTACCAtaagcaggaagaccagaaggCTGGACAGGGCCCACACAGCCAGGTAAGAGCGGCTGAACAGGGGCACCATTCGTGAACAACTATCCAAGTCACAGAGGCAGTGCCAGAAGTGTGCAGGTAGCAACCCCAGGCCCAGTGCAGCCACCCACACACCCACGATAAGTGTGACCACACGGGCCCGGGGTAGGCGGCTGTGTAGCTGAACGGCCATCACACTACGGTGCCGTTCTACAGCGATGGCCAGCAGTGTGGCCACTGATGCCGTCAAGCTGGTGTCCAGCAGACCCTGTCGCAGGAACCAGCCTCTGATGGAGAGCCGGGCAGTTCGTGGGCCAGTATGGAACATGAGGAAGAGGTAGGCCATGCCGGCGAAGAGGTCAGCAGCAGCCAAGTTGCCAAGCAGGTAGTATATGGGCTGGTGGAAGCGCCGGTTGGAGGCAATGGCCGCAATAACCAGCAGATTGGTGAGCAACACCAGTACACTGACTGTCAGCCCCAGAGCCACCACTACCACATCCTTGGGGCGCCAATGAAGGCTGAGCTCCTTGCCACTGTTATTATAGAAAAAGCCGATGGTCTCATTGTAGTAGCACTGACCCATCATGAATACCTGTGGATATGGAAAGAGAGAGGTCAGTGCAGGTGGCCCCTGGTGGAGGAGGCATCAACAGGCAGTGGCCAAAGACAACCCACAGACTCAGAGGCCCTCTGAGCAAGGTGTCTGTGGTAAGAGCCAGAGTGACCTAAAAAACACAAGCTCTGTTTATCTACTCAGaaagcagggtctcactgcaCACATCCCACCCtgggagaccaggctggcctcaaaatcaagAGGCCCATTCGCTTCTGCTGAATGTTGccacaatttttaaaaggatCTCTGTCTGATAGGtagggtttgtttgcttgtttttgctttttttttaaatctgaagaaGCATTGTGATCTATCTACATTGTAATTCGGGGCCTCCTGCCACCAATCTGCGACCAGATTGGACATCTGTGGTTTCCGAGTCACCGGTGTGGAAGGGTTGGCTGGGGCAGCCTGAAGATCACACTGGTGCCAGGGTCCTCGCACAGTGCAGAGGCCAGGGGGCGTGTGCACACCAGAGCAAGGTTCCTAGTCAGAAACCGGAGGGCAGTGCCAAGGCGCAGAGGTGACAGAGTgagcagaggagacagagagactgcACCAGAAGTTGAGTTATGGGCAGGATTCCGCGCAAGAGCTCTGGAACCAGGCCATTCCGGGGTGGGACGGAAGGCCGAGAGGCCTCCGGGACAAAAGAAGGTGTTTTGCAGACGACCCTGGACTAGAGGAAGGGCTGTGGAGAAGGGGTACGCCTCACTCTCTCTGGAAGCCTGCATCCACCCTGGTCCGGTTGGTACTGGTCTTACCTGGGCTTCCAGTCAAGCGGCAGACGGGGCAGGCTCGTGGGGTGTCGAGGTGGGACTGAGATCCATGACCCTGCGACCGGGCGGTAGCGCAGCTGCCGCGTCCGGTGTGCTTAAGAAGCCCCAGGCCGAGCAGGCAGGAGAGGCGGGGCCCAAGGCCACGCCCCTACCTGCCCCAGCTCTTGGGCCCTGGGGGAGTGTCCTGCCCCCTGGAGTGTACCACCCCCACGTCGAAAGAATGGTGTGCTGAAAAACTGCAGTAGTCCCAACTGTTCCCCACAGCCCCGTTTTCCCACGTGGGACACCCCTTTCACTCCGTCCTCCGCACACCTCACGTGTTTGCCCTTTCGCGCCTTCGAGGTAGAGTCACTTGGCAGCTGGAAAGATCGGCAGCTGAGGCCTCTGGGGCGCCCCCCTGATCCTGTCCAATCCTGTACCGAGCTGCAAGCCCCGCCCCACCTCGCCCTGCCGTGGTCAAGCTCGCTGCTGGACCCCCGCCCCACTGAAGGCGCGCCACCAGCACACGCCCTGTACGTCACCCTGACTTCCCGTGGTCTCCCCTCAGCCTGTGCTGGCTCTGACCTGCAGCCTCCTCCCTTGGCCTCCCCCGTCCGCAGCACACAGCCCCATTGTCCCAATTATCTACAACCGGGTTGTATTTGATTATGTAGAACCGGATCAGGAACACAGAGCTCTGGCAGGGCCTTAGTGACTCATCTGGGGCTCCAGGCCCTGCGCTAATTGCCTGTGGGTTTCGCAGGGTGGTTTTTAGAAGTCTTGGTTCATCAAGTCAGTAATAAAGGGGTAAAAGAAGCTGCTCTTACTGGTGCCCTTTTCTTTGTCAGCCTTCCCTGGCAAAGACAGTTGTGTAAGAATATCACAGGATtgttttttacctttt comes from the Microtus pennsylvanicus isolate mMicPen1 chromosome 9, mMicPen1.hap1, whole genome shotgun sequence genome and includes:
- the Lpar2 gene encoding lysophosphatidic acid receptor 2 gives rise to the protein MMGQCYYNETIGFFYNNSGKELSLHWRPKDVVVVALGLTVSVLVLLTNLLVIAAIASNRRFHQPIYYLLGNLAAADLFAGMAYLFLMFHTGPRTARLSIRGWFLRQGLLDTSLTASVATLLAIAVERHRSVMAVQLHSRLPRARVVTLIVGVWVAALGLGLLPAHFWHCLCDLDSCSRMVPLFSRSYLAVWALSSLLVFLLMVAVYTRIFFYVRRRVERMAEHVSCHPRYRETTLSLVKTVVIILGAFVVCWTPGQVVLLLDGLDCKSCNVLVVEKYFLLLAEANSLVNAVVYSCRDAEMRRTFRRLLCCVFLHWSNHKSSRYSSSTQTGASTRIMLPENGCPPMDSTL